A genomic window from Cloacibacillus evryensis DSM 19522 includes:
- a CDS encoding type II toxin-antitoxin system RelE/ParE family toxin, which yields MAFEIIFYRDRQGREPVLEYIQALDGKKDKDSRINVNKIYDYLDFLSQVGTSAGEPYVKHLDGEILELRPLRNRLLFAAWNGSGFIILHHFIKKTQKTPRRDIEQAKRNLADYRERSDLNE from the coding sequence ATGGCGTTTGAGATTATTTTTTACCGGGACAGGCAGGGGCGCGAACCGGTTCTTGAGTATATTCAAGCGCTGGACGGCAAAAAGGATAAGGACAGCCGCATAAATGTCAACAAGATATATGATTATCTTGATTTTTTAAGTCAGGTTGGGACGTCGGCGGGCGAGCCTTATGTAAAACATCTTGACGGCGAGATACTGGAGCTTCGGCCTTTAAGAAACAGGCTGCTTTTCGCGGCATGGAACGGCAGCGGCTTTATTATTCTTCATCACTTCATAAAGAAAACTCAGAAGACGCCTCGGCGCGATATTGAACAGGCAAAGAGGAATTTGGCCGATTACAGAGAAAGGAGCGATCTCAATGAGTGA
- a CDS encoding site-specific integrase, which produces MQNITKRSQNDYIFQNNTRLYFRQSIPPDLRPIFKKTEIRISLRTPDKRLAKRKAAVLSSHIWDIMTALRKGDKRMTELSTEQIYQLVKTWVDKELADDEAGRALSVVNGKTTISNEEMIGYANEMHSTIQSDCREALATENYSYGSPGAESIIEDNDLSISPDSQEYKALCREVIKAQYELCNVMKQRNSGKYPETYTSTAVNPVLYNQNVKQSNVQKKQQNKFSTAFQEYVAEKKLKGNWTPKTVLDATAKVNIFIEIIGDIKLCDITQEKMKEAERLILKYPSSRTKKKQYKDIPYSQLKKMDIPETDRFSHKSIENYMIQVNGFLKWLKPMYEMPEWLPVIMSAPKADVTQDTTASKDIWTTEELRKIFNDPAYIQGEKTTSTSNTRKKYTGAIFWLPLMALYSGARPEELCGLYLSDFKVIDEVKCYQLTPCIEDEEGNLVKAKRIKNTASRRIVPIHDELLKLGLWEYVQELKEQGHARLFDELAASGADQRYSTGYTKWFNRYVSQTLLIKGSKQKGAKVFYSFRHTFINYCVQNSLRDIYFERVVGHAVQGNESTLKHYAKPISPRILKAEVIDRVNFDVDLSSLKNNPFSRSMKG; this is translated from the coding sequence ATGCAGAACATTACAAAACGTTCACAGAATGACTACATCTTTCAGAACAATACAAGGCTGTATTTCCGCCAATCAATACCGCCTGACTTACGTCCAATATTCAAAAAGACTGAAATAAGAATATCGTTAAGGACGCCTGACAAAAGGCTTGCTAAACGTAAAGCCGCCGTGCTATCGTCTCATATCTGGGACATCATGACGGCGCTTAGAAAAGGGGATAAGAGAATGACCGAACTGTCGACAGAACAAATTTACCAACTTGTTAAGACGTGGGTAGACAAAGAGCTTGCAGACGATGAAGCGGGGCGGGCGCTTAGTGTTGTAAACGGGAAGACAACTATAAGTAATGAAGAAATGATTGGCTACGCTAATGAAATGCACTCGACAATACAAAGTGACTGCCGTGAAGCGTTGGCAACAGAGAATTATTCCTATGGCTCACCGGGGGCGGAATCTATTATTGAAGATAACGACTTGTCTATATCTCCTGATTCACAAGAATATAAAGCGCTATGCCGTGAGGTCATCAAGGCTCAATATGAGTTGTGTAACGTCATGAAACAGCGTAACAGCGGTAAATATCCAGAGACCTATACCAGCACGGCGGTAAATCCAGTCTTGTACAATCAAAATGTAAAACAATCGAACGTACAGAAGAAGCAACAGAACAAGTTCAGTACTGCATTTCAAGAGTATGTCGCAGAGAAGAAACTAAAGGGTAATTGGACGCCTAAAACGGTATTAGACGCGACGGCAAAGGTCAATATCTTCATTGAGATAATAGGCGATATAAAGCTTTGCGACATTACGCAAGAGAAAATGAAAGAAGCTGAACGGCTTATATTGAAGTATCCAAGCAGTAGGACTAAGAAGAAACAATATAAGGACATACCATATTCACAGTTAAAGAAGATGGATATACCAGAAACAGACAGGTTCAGCCATAAGAGTATTGAGAATTACATGATACAGGTAAACGGGTTCTTGAAATGGCTCAAGCCTATGTATGAAATGCCGGAATGGTTGCCTGTAATTATGTCTGCACCTAAAGCCGACGTAACACAAGATACAACGGCGTCTAAGGACATCTGGACAACAGAGGAATTGAGGAAGATATTCAATGACCCGGCCTATATTCAAGGCGAGAAAACAACTTCAACTAGTAATACGCGCAAGAAATACACCGGCGCGATATTCTGGCTGCCTTTAATGGCGCTGTACAGCGGCGCAAGGCCGGAGGAATTATGCGGCCTGTATTTGTCGGACTTTAAAGTCATTGATGAAGTTAAATGTTATCAGTTGACGCCTTGCATTGAAGATGAGGAGGGTAATCTTGTTAAAGCAAAGCGTATCAAGAATACAGCGTCGCGGCGTATCGTTCCTATTCACGACGAACTGTTGAAGTTAGGGCTATGGGAATATGTGCAGGAGTTGAAAGAACAAGGTCATGCAAGACTCTTTGATGAACTAGCCGCAAGCGGTGCAGACCAGCGCTATAGTACTGGATATACGAAATGGTTTAACAGATATGTCAGTCAGACATTATTAATCAAGGGAAGCAAACAAAAGGGCGCAAAGGTATTTTATTCGTTCCGACATACGTTTATAAATTATTGTGTACAAAATTCGTTGAGGGATATTTACTTTGAACGAGTTGTCGGTCATGCGGTTCAAGGGAACGAGTCAACCTTGAAGCATTACGCTAAACCTATTTCACCACGGATATTAAAGGCGGAAGTAATCGACAGGGTGAATTTCGATGTAGACCTGTCATCGCTAAAGAATAATCCGTTTTCGCGGTCTATGAAAGGGTAA
- a CDS encoding site-specific integrase — MELVEPIRDTKKIDRMKKYLKEKSTRDYCLFVLGINSGLRISDLLNLQVKDVEDDSGKLKDRIHLTEQKTGKAKDFPISDTAGKAIREHLSSLNTKEPLAYLFPSRKGTAAITRVQAWRILNDAAAHSGLDKDAIGTHTMRKTFGYHAYKMGMDLSVIQKLLNHSSPAITLSYIGITRDDLDNVYLNLNL, encoded by the coding sequence ATGGAACTTGTAGAGCCTATACGCGACACAAAGAAGATCGACAGAATGAAAAAGTATCTCAAAGAGAAAAGCACCCGCGACTATTGCCTCTTCGTCCTGGGCATTAACTCAGGTTTACGGATATCCGACCTTCTTAATCTACAGGTCAAAGATGTTGAAGACGACAGCGGCAAGCTCAAAGACAGGATTCATCTCACTGAACAGAAGACCGGTAAGGCTAAAGACTTTCCCATCAGCGATACGGCAGGCAAGGCGATCAGAGAACACCTGTCATCGCTCAATACAAAAGAGCCGTTGGCTTATCTGTTCCCGTCCCGTAAGGGCACGGCGGCCATAACGAGGGTTCAGGCGTGGAGGATACTCAACGATGCCGCCGCTCATTCGGGGCTGGACAAAGACGCTATAGGAACTCACACCATGCGAAAGACCTTTGGCTACCACGCCTATAAAATGGGAATGGATTTATCGGTCATTCAAAAGCTGTTGAATCATTCCAGCCCGGCAATCACACTGTCGTATATTGGAATCACAAGGGACGATCTGGATAACGTCTATCTCAATCTGAACCTATAG
- a CDS encoding helix-turn-helix domain-containing protein gives MSEKAISPKGRSWSEVREQILTPEERGVSNLRVAMMVELAAARAEKGISQKKLEALSGVKQPVIARMEKGYTSPQLDTVLKVLAPLGKTLYIGDLPRA, from the coding sequence ATGAGTGAAAAAGCTATCAGCCCAAAGGGGCGCAGCTGGAGCGAGGTGCGCGAGCAGATTTTGACGCCAGAGGAGAGGGGCGTGTCCAATCTGCGAGTCGCGATGATGGTTGAATTGGCCGCCGCGAGGGCGGAGAAGGGCATTTCACAGAAAAAACTCGAGGCTTTGAGCGGCGTAAAACAGCCTGTTATCGCGCGTATGGAGAAGGGATATACCAGCCCGCAGCTGGATACTGTCCTTAAGGTTTTGGCCCCTTTGGGCAAGACTCTTTATATAGGGGATCTGCCGAGGGCGTAG
- a CDS encoding BRO-N domain-containing protein, translating to MTNTLQIFENHNFGSIRTVLDESGKALFCGKDIAEALGYSNTKDALIRHCKGVVKRDLGVVTGKKADGTDAIQNVAVSFIPEGDVYRLIVRSNLPSAEKFEHWVFDEVLPAIRKTGGYITSTPDDSDADIIARGYRAAIAAIERKDQTIAALEAQREEAAPYTDLGRAVSEKAGYMLISKAAVIMAQAGCMFTVQETGERRIIGVQYLRIYLEQKEFIVKRGRSDAGRPTIKGQKYQRVQMKASPLECGAVAYSPVLSSDFVKMLIKMFHKKEMVLPKIVKNDRKAKQNDEEDTT from the coding sequence ATGACAAACACACTACAGATATTTGAAAACCATAACTTTGGCTCAATCCGCACCGTCCTTGACGAGAGCGGCAAAGCGCTATTCTGCGGCAAAGACATAGCGGAAGCGTTGGGATACAGCAATACGAAGGACGCCCTAATTAGACATTGCAAGGGGGTCGTGAAACGCGACCTAGGGGTAGTAACAGGGAAAAAGGCAGACGGCACAGACGCAATACAAAATGTTGCAGTCTCATTCATCCCAGAAGGCGACGTCTACCGTCTCATAGTCCGTTCTAACCTTCCATCCGCAGAAAAGTTTGAACACTGGGTATTTGACGAAGTGCTTCCGGCAATCCGCAAGACAGGCGGTTATATCACCTCCACACCGGACGACAGCGACGCTGACATCATTGCCCGGGGATATCGGGCGGCTATAGCGGCCATAGAACGCAAAGACCAGACCATAGCAGCCTTGGAAGCTCAGAGAGAAGAGGCCGCGCCGTATACAGACCTCGGCAGGGCAGTTTCAGAGAAGGCCGGATACATGCTTATCTCCAAAGCGGCGGTCATAATGGCTCAGGCCGGTTGCATGTTCACCGTGCAGGAGACGGGGGAACGCCGGATTATCGGTGTGCAGTACCTCCGAATCTACCTTGAACAGAAAGAATTTATCGTGAAGCGCGGTCGTTCCGACGCCGGGAGGCCGACAATCAAAGGACAGAAATACCAGCGCGTACAGATGAAAGCGTCGCCGCTTGAATGCGGGGCCGTGGCATATTCCCCGGTGTTGTCGTCGGACTTTGTGAAGATGCTGATAAAAATGTTCCACAAGAAAGAAATGGTCTTGCCGAAAATCGTCAAGAACGACCGCAAGGCAAAGCAGAATGACGAAGAGGATACAACATAG